A window of the Candidatus Palauibacter soopunensis genome harbors these coding sequences:
- the hslV gene encoding ATP-dependent protease subunit HslV, which yields MIRATTILCVRVGGEVAMAGDGQVTMGETVVKAKASKLRTMRDGRILAGFAGGVADALTLFEKFEAQLERYPRHLTRAAVELAKEWRSDRYLRRLEALLAVADRETSLLIAGTGEVIEPDDGILALGSGGPHALAAARALARRTELPAAEVARQALEIAAEICVYTNREITVLELSGDEANGNEP from the coding sequence GGAGGTCGCCATGGCGGGGGACGGCCAGGTGACCATGGGAGAAACCGTCGTCAAGGCGAAGGCGAGCAAGCTCCGCACCATGCGCGATGGCCGGATCCTGGCGGGCTTCGCCGGCGGCGTCGCCGATGCCCTCACCTTGTTCGAGAAGTTCGAAGCGCAACTCGAACGCTACCCTCGCCACCTCACCCGCGCGGCGGTCGAACTCGCGAAGGAGTGGCGGAGCGACCGCTATCTTCGGCGGCTCGAGGCGCTGCTCGCCGTCGCCGACCGGGAGACGAGCCTGCTCATCGCCGGCACGGGAGAGGTCATCGAACCGGACGACGGCATTCTCGCGCTCGGTTCCGGCGGGCCGCACGCGCTCGCCGCCGCGCGGGCCCTCGCTCGCCGGACGGAGTTGCCGGCCGCGGAAGTGGCCCGGCAGGCCCTCGAGATCGCAGCGGAGATCTGCGTATACACGAACCGGGAGATCACGGTACTCGAGCTCTCGGGCGACGAAGCCAACGGGAACGAGCCATGA